A segment of the Ipomoea triloba cultivar NCNSP0323 chromosome 1, ASM357664v1 genome:
TAGTTTGGTAGGGAGATGGCGCTCTAGAAACCCAGATTCAGAGCTCGCTTTATCCAGCAAAGATGGCAGTCCATCCATGGCGTCAGGCAGAAAGAAGTACATGGAGAAACTACGACGCTCTTTATCATCATTGCCTCGATTATAAGATAGTTTTAAGACTTTGAAACCACTGAATGCTTTCACATACTGCTTCACACAGGTTCTCATGAAGGGGACTTGTATAGAGCTTCCATTAAGGAGGTGGAACTCGTGATCTTGCGTATTCGATTCGTTAAACTTCTTAGACCAATCTCCTTTAAAATACAGTGCACTTGCAAAAATGAGCCTTGTTGTATCGTCGATTGCACTGGGAGGAAGTAAGTTGTTGATAAGACCTTTAGTTTCTTTCTCAGCCCACGAATTCACTTGATCAACCACTTCACTTGCCTGGACAatcaacaacaacatcatacttagctttaatttatatatgtatatataattaatcaacAGGTTAACCAGATCGAATTGTTTACATCAAATCTctatttttctctattttaaaaatgttgttACAGTGTTGATTTACTATTCATTCATATATTTCTACATTtctccaaatttaaaaaattagatattCTCTAAATTCTAAAAACACGAAGAACTGTtcatatttttctattaaaaaaataataatgctcTAAAACAAGTTTTTCATTTCACTAATTTTCCCCATACTAAATTAAACCTATAAATCAAACCTTGTTTTGAAAATCAACGGATTCAGAAGCGGCCTTGTAAACACTGTCCACCACATACTTGAATGAAGGCTTTAACGGCAGAGTGCGATCGATCCACAAACCGCTGGCCACCGACAAACATGGGCCGCCGGTAAGACTGCCGTCTACACGTATATTGTCAACGATCTGAGAGTAAAATGTGTTGAGATCGGTGGAGTCTGACATGAGAAAAGCAAGGAGTTCATCGCGAGTTGGGGAATTGGAGCCGACGGCGATGAGACTCAAGATGACGTTAATGGAGAGAGGAGAGAAAACTAGGTTGGAATCTCCTTCGGCCTGTGTAGAGAAGACGTGTTTCGCGAGCTTTAATGAAAGATCCACCTGATTCGTGATCGATTTACTGTTAACGTCCATGTTTGCCTCTGGGAACGAAGAATTGAAGACGTGCAATGCTTTTAGGTTTCTTCAAAATCCCAACACTATTTATGGCAGTTTTTATGATTAAAGCGGGCCGGTAAGCAGGCAATCCTGACCATGACCAGGTTCCACCGTTCCTCGTCATAAAATTTATAAGCACATCTTGCTATTTTTATGAGGGGGGACTAAACACGTCTTATGAAAACAATGAAAAAGGTGTactctttttttgaaaactgaaaaagatGTACTCTAATGCAACGTAATTCACCAACCAAGATTGCGCAATGGCCATTAAACCAAGATTGAATTTAGAGGAAAAGCCATTTTTAGTGTCCCTGAATTATTGTTAAAGTAGGAAATTTAGTTccacaaaaattatttttaccatcaataaattttttttaaaacaaaaacaagaatatCATTACTCAAGATCAGTacattacaaataaattattcCTCAGAGatgaaaacatcagaaaactcGGTAATTAAACACCTGCGGCTTCTGTTCCTCCCTCATTAACCTCAATAAACGATCCGTGCAGGATTTTTGAAACATAAAGCTCATAACCCCCCAGTGAATCCACCATCTCAGTGAGACCCCCAACCGTGCGATTGAACGGCGCCACCACCCCAAGCTCCTCCAGAACTCTTGAACCTTCAAACTGGAAAGATATTTGGAATTTTGGGATCAGAAACTTTCCCACTGAAACCATATGGGTAGGGAGGTGGCGCTCTAGAAACCCAGATTCAGAGGTCGCTTTTTCCAGCAAAGATGGCAGTCCATCCATGGCGTCAGGCAGAAAGAAGTACATGGAGAAACTCCGGCGCTCCTTATAATCATTGCCTCGATTATAAGATAGTTTTAAGACTTTGAAACCATTGAATGCTTTCACAGATTGCTTCACATAGTTGCTCATGAAGGGGACTTGTATAGAGCTTCCATTAAGGAGGTGGAACTTGTGATCCTTCGTCATCCTTGCATCAAACTCTTGACTCCAAGCTCCATTAAAATACCATGCACTTGCAAAAAGGAGCCGTGTTCTATTGTTAACTGCACCTGGAGGAAGTATGTGGTTGATACgactattagtttttttttcaaccCACAAATTCACTTCATCAACCACTTGGCTTGCCTAGACAATCAACAACATCTGTCAAACTTTAATTTCTGTCATAATTAATGATCAGGTTAAATGAATTCTCCAAATTCTAAAAACATGAAGAATAATCCTTActccatatttttcaattaaaaaaataataatttaattaaagaagtttttcatttttctcatttcCCCCTTACTAAATCAACCCTAAGAATCTTACCTTGTGCCGAAAATCAACTGATTCAGATGCGGCTTTATAAACAGTATCCACCACATGCTTGAATGAAGGCTTTATTGGGAGAGTCCGGTCCATCCACAAACCGTTTGCCACCGACAAGCTTGGGCCGCCAGTAAGGCTGCCGTCTACCAGTATATAGCCCACGATCTGAGAGTAAAATGTGTTGAGGTTGTCGGTGGAGTCCGACTTTAGAAAAGCGAGGAGCTGGTCGCGAGTTGGGGAATCTGAACCAACGGCAATGAGACTCAAGATGACGTTAATGGATAGAGGAGAGAAAACTAGGTTGGAATCTCCTCCGGCCTCTGTAGAGAAGATGTGATTCGCTAGCTTTAATGAAAGATCCACCTGATTCTTGATCGATTCACGGTTAACGTCCATGTTTGCCTACCTCTGGTGGGAAGAAGACGTGCACTGCTCTTAGGTTTCTTTAAAATCCCTATACAATTTATAGCAGTTTTTAGAGATTTTATCATTAAAGCACGTCGGTCGAGTGGGACCAAATTTGGATGGGTCATAAATGTATTAAACTCGTCAAAGTGGGTCGGTGAGTGGAACCATATACAATTTATGGCAGTTTTTAGAGCTTTTACTGTTAAAGCACGTCGACGGGTGGGACCGAATTTTGATGTGCCATAAATGTATAAAACTTGTCAAAGTGGGTCGGTGAGTGGGAGCCTATACAATCTATGGCAATTTTTAGAGCTTTTATCGTAAAAGCACAGTCGGTCGGGTGGGACCAAATTTTGATGGGCCATAAATGTATAAAAACTCGTCAAAGTGGGTCGGTGAACAATTTATGGCAGTTTTTAGAGTTTTTACCATTAAAGCACGTCGGCGGAGTGGGATCGAATTTTGATGGGCCATAAATGTATAAAACTCGTCAAAGTGGGTCGGTGAATGGGACCGTATACAATTTATGGCAGTTTTTAGAGCTTTTATCATTAAAGCACGTCAGTCGTGTGGGACCAAATTTTGAGGGGCCATAAATGTATAAAAACTCGTCAAAGTGGGTGGGTGAGTGGGACCGTNAATTTTGATGGGCCATAAATGTATAAAAACTCGTCAAAGTGGGTCGGTGAACAATTTATGGCAGTTTTTAGAGTTTTTACCATTAAAGCACGTCGGCGGAGTGGGATCGAATTTTGATGGGCCATAAATGTATAAAACTCGTCAAAGTGGGTCGGTGAATGGGACCGTATACAATTTATGGCTGTTTTTAGAGCTTTTATCATTAAAGCACGTCAGTCGTGTGGGACCAAATTTTGAGGGGCCATAAATGTATAAAAACTCGTCAAAGTGGGTGGGTGAGTGGGACCGTATACAATTTATGGCAGTTTTTAGAGTTTTTACCGTTAAAGCACGTCGACGAATGGGACCGAATTTTGATGGGCCATAAATGTATAAAAACTCGTCAAAGTGGGTCGGTGAACAATTTATGGCAGTTTTTAGAGTTTTTACCATTAAAGCACGTCGGCGGAGTGGGATCGAATTTTGATGGGCCATAAATGTATAAAACTCGTCAAAGTGGGTCGGTGAATGGGACCGTATACAATTTATGGCTGTTTTTAGAGCTTTTATCATTAAAGCACGTCAGTCGTGTGGGACCAAATTTTGAGGGGCCATAAATGTATAAAAACTCGTCAAAGTGGGTGGGTGAGTGGGACCGTATACAATTTATGGCAGTTTTTAGAGTTTTTACCGTTAAAGCACGTCGACGAATGGGACCGAATTTTGATGGGCCATAAATGTATAAAAACTCGTCAAAGTGGGTGGGTGAGTGGGACCGTATACAATTTATGGCAGTTTTTAGAGTTTTTACCGTTAAAGCACGTCGACGAATGGGACCGAATTTTGATGGGCCATAAATGTATAAAACTCATCAAAGTGGGTTAGTGAGTGGGACCAAATTTGATGGgttataaaatttattgttgTCAATTTATACTACTgataatgtagtatttgttcatatgtACTTTCAGGCTTGAACCCACGACTTCCCGAGCAACTTGATGCTATTGGACCACAAGTCCACAAGGTCCTTAACcgttgttttgatattatttagattttaacaAATTCTGCAATTTCACTGTTTTCAATGTCTACAAAATTACTAATCTATTACAATTACAGAATTCATACTTTTGAAATGCATAATTTCTTAACACATGACACATATACGTAatgtatttacttattttcaaatgtGATTTATGCAGGTTTATATTGTATAAGCAAAAAATTCCACTACACAATACATAATTTCAAAGCATAAGACACACGatatgttgtgtgttacacatgtataaaaatcatattttagtgtacattatttcataacacCAGACACAAAAAGtcacatatatatgtttttagggctgttagcgaacagagcttttgacaaactactcgtgttcgagctcggtaagcgttcacttatattcgtttattaaggttacgaacattaacaaacaaaatttagagttcggttaataaacgaacagagtctgaacagtggtaagctcgtttgttaagtgttcgcaaacaagctcgtttgtgttcgtttagtagtgttcgtgaacaagctcgattgtgttcgtttagtagggTTCGCGAACAAACTCGTtcagtgttcgtttaataatattaGCAAACTTGTTTacaaacatatacatacatacatataatatatatatatatatatatatatatatatatatataattgttcatgaacgtagattatttattgttcacaaACAAAATGTGTTCATAAACATGTGCAGGTgcttggttattaagtgttcacgaacatgttcatgaacatgtttgtgaacgtgttcgttaacgtttgcgaacacgttcgtgaacctGTTCGTTAACATTAACGAACACGTTTGTGAACGTGTTcacgaacgttaacgaacactaacgaacgcttaacaaacgaatacgaacaggattttcaaaaatcttaacaaacgaacacaaacacGAACACctcaaaatccttaacaaacgaacacgaacagcctccgttcgtttatgttcggttcgttaacagccctatatgttttataataaaaaataattgtaatttgaaTTGAACAACCAAACGATTGTTGTCAAATTCCTAAACTTTTCCTCGTCGGAATACTTCTTGCCTTCTTTTATTTGCAGCATGCCCAAGCTCAGGGCGCTGATATTAATAAACTATAGCACCTCCAATGCAGTCCTCCACAACGTTTCGGTTTTCAATGCTCTTCCCCGACAGGAATTACCTGGACACCAGCATCTTGCTGGACAGGAACAGTAGCTTGCCACTCTTCCCCGACAAGAATTGTCTGGACACCAGCGTCACaagataaaagaaaacaatCTCCAATACTACTCCTAAAAaacatattaaaagaaaaataataacatCTTCCAAGCAAAAAACACTAATTCTTTGGAAAAAAACCACAGGAAGTGCCAAAAAAAACACAGGACAAACAGGGAGTTGCTAAAGAAGAAGTTGGTTGGAATAGCTGGACACCGGCCTCCTGAGCTGCCCGATTAGCTGTCTGGACACTGGCCTCAGAATGGATGGCTATACTCTGGCAGGATTTGGTGGCTGATGGATACAGTCATCCAATACCGTTCCGAGCATTTCCAGAACTCTACCCAGCAAACAAGCCATCATCAAACCCAAGCACATGCTGGGAATGTGGAAATGGCATTTGCTTAGTGCTTCCTTGTGGAAAGGCAAGGCAGGGAGGAGGTCCAATGCCATAGTGATGAAAGCCAGGATATCTACCAAAGAGAATGTGAAATAAGGGACTCTTCCTTCTAAAGAATTTATTACTACGGTAAAGACTGGTATGATTACTGATAAGGTGAGGCTGGCTAGAACAAGCCTCTTGCTTGTCTGATTAGAGAGGCGCCCA
Coding sequences within it:
- the LOC116013341 gene encoding serpin-ZX-like is translated as MDVNSKSITNQVDLSLKLAKHVFSTQAEGDSNLVFSPLSINVILSLIAVGSNSPTRDELLAFLMSDSTDLNTFYSQIVDNIRVDGSLTGGPCLSVASGLWIDRTLPLKPSFKYVVDSVYKAASESVDFQNKASEVVDQVNSWAEKETKGLINNLLPPSAIDDTTRLIFASALYFKGDWSKKFNESNTQDHEFHLLNGSSIQVPFMRTCVKQYVKAFSGFKVLKLSYNRGNDDKERRSFSMYFFLPDAMDGLPSLLDKASSESGFLERHLPTKLVSVGKFRIPKFQISFQFEVSRVLGELGVKAPFNPRGGGLTEMVDSPEGSELYVSKILQKSFIEVNEGGTEAAAVSVSLMVVGAGFRIEKEDKTDFVADHPFLFAIREDLSGAILFVGTVLHPQYNSKNLPSKPTPALPPPWVFWERSRRPSIGPESMGLLQSLRPFVGGSENKELLEWDLAEIERLFQF
- the LOC116013353 gene encoding serpin-ZX-like — encoded protein: MDVNRESIKNQVDLSLKLANHIFSTEAGGDSNLVFSPLSINVILSLIAVGSDSPTRDQLLAFLKSDSTDNLNTFYSQIVGYILVDGSLTGGPSLSVANGLWMDRTLPIKPSFKHVVDTVYKAASESVDFRHKASQVVDEVNLWVEKKTNSRINHILPPGAVNNRTRLLFASAWYFNGAWSQEFDARMTKDHKFHLLNGSSIQVPFMSNYVKQSVKAFNGFKVLKLSYNRGNDYKERRSFSMYFFLPDAMDGLPSLLEKATSESGFLERHLPTHMVSVGKFLIPKFQISFQFEGSRVLEELGVVAPFNRTVGGLTEMVDSLGGYELYVSKILHGSFIEVNEGGTEAAGV